The sequence GTTCATTCCAAATCCTTCATTCTTCAAAGAATGGCATGTTAGGTTGCTACTCTGTATGGCAGGTGATGCATTTCCTGGCTAAGTTCTTGCTTTTCCAGCAGCCCCAACATGTTTTCTGGCTGCCCCGTAACCTCGGATGAGTCTGCTTTTTTTTCCAGACTCTGCTCATAGTTCATACTTGCAGGTCTGCTCCTTGTTTTGCTGCAACTTCTTCCATGATTCCGTCCTTAGTACTGTCTCTTTTTgccattaattattaattccgACCCCTTTGGTGGAGTGATGGCATCGTCTCAGTCACAACCAGCCCAACACAGCTCCTCAGCTTCAGCCTTATCTTGTTATTGACTTGTTAATTATGACTTAGTTTGATGCTGATTGTGTAtctgcattttaattattaatgatggtaaatatataatttttggcaattttttaatatttgagcaTTTATAGTTATCCTGCTGTCTGGGATTGACTACTACCATCCTTCATAAATCACATGATGTTTTTCCTTATACATAATATGTTTACGGATTGTTATGTTAAAGTATTAATGCATATCTGTGCATTTTTGTATTGCATCCTGATCTTGCCATAAATTTGAACAACAAACTTTCAACTGTGGTTTTATGAgctcatttatttgttttttttcttcttaattttttaattaagaatgtctaaaaaaaataaaagataattagttttattattttgaaaaaagaagctaaaaactataaaaaaacagTTTTATTGCATGTTTGATTCAACTTATTTTTGCCAGTTTAGAgaacttttgaaaaataagtgaTTATATCTCCCCAAAAAATCTCAACCAGACATGTTCTTAGTTCTTTTCTCATAAGCTAGAATGAGTAGATTCTGAAAaaagtaatgaaaaaaaaactatatgatAGTAGTGCTTTTTGCCACAAGCTTATCTAAATGCACCCTATAGTGTATTACTTTTCTCATGTATCTatttttaatcatgtttttttgctacCCCATGCAGGTGGTTTTCAAGGTGGCAGAGTTATGTTGGGCCTTGTGTTGGTATGCTTTCAGTCGACAAGCAATCTTCTGATGGCCATAATGCCAACATGACTCACCCAAAGATTGCAGATAGACCTGGGCCTATTGATAATTCTGACATTATTTCTAAGGGAAATAGCTGTGACaacaataatttagatattcatCGAATGTTGGAAGAGGGTACAGACTATGTTTTAGTTCCTGAAAAAGTGTGGGAAAGGCTGTTGGAAtggtaaatttattatataaatatgttgctttATAATTTGGAAAAAATTAATGATCTTGTGATTTGTAGCTACAAGAAGAGCCAGaatgcataaattattttgatcttGTATTCTTTGAAGAAAGAGGCATAAAACCATCTTTTATGCAACGGATAATTTGAGAACCCAGATTTAGTACCACAAATTATGTTTCATGAAGAAATTTTCTAGTAGTTTATATGAACAGGGTTTTGGAACATAGTGAAAGAAGAGCCAAAACatgtttaacttaaaaaaatttccccTGAATCCTCATAGGCAGTATACTcttgtttttgttgatttttttacaagtctaggtttaatattaaaaatttgaagctAACCTAAGCATGATATATGGAAACCTCTTGGCATTTTGGGCAtggaaaaaatgtttgatttgtGTTGTGTGTAAATAGATTTGTGTCTCAATTGTCTAGGTACAAAGGTGGACCTGCTTTACCAAGGAAGTTAATTTCTCAGGGTCATGAACATAAGCAATACAATGTTGAGGTTTACCCACTTAGTCTAAAGGTGACTGATGCGAGAGATAAGAGGCAGTCAATTGTAAAATTAAGCAGAAAGGTACCGATTGATTTTGTTGCAGACTCTTTTGTTCTAGTTAGCTTTGCAGTAAGGCCAATGTTTAGAAAGGGTGCTAGTTCATTTATTTGTatgcatttttaaaataatcaatttttatttcctgtaattttatgtttaaataaggTCATCAAAAATGGGATTTCACTTGGAATAGGAGAAATGTAAGACTGATATGTTTTTCTGTTTAGTTGAGGAATGcccataaaaattttaaaattgtaagtGCATACCATACAATTAAATGATAACATATACATGCTTATGCTGGTGTCTTGACACATTGTGCTTCTAATCTGGATTAGGGCTATGTTTGGTTGTAACATTCTTGTCTTTCTGTTCCTGTAATATATTTTAGGCGACCATTGGTGAACTTCATGAGCTGGTGTGCAAAATTAAAGGAGTAGAACAAAACAAGGTGCTGGTCTTTTTTAGcctccttattttattttttttttcttttttttttattataaaatcttaCACTTCTCCTTctgtccttttccttttttgttggtTGTCAATTAGGCCTGTATTTGGGATTACTTCAATTTGAACAAACAATCATTGCTGACAGTCTCAGACCCGAAGACATTAGAGGATGCAAACTTGATAATGGACCAAGATGTGAGTAATCTTGAGTTGTATAGGcctttaattgtaattgatttcAAGCTGGAAATAGAACTCCAAAGctttaataatttcttcttttgcCTACAAAGTGGGTATTATGAAGTGCTATAAATGTGGTTTTCCATTACAAGGAACATACATCCAATATATGGTAATTTGGCTATATTTAAGTAGAGATATGAACTGAATATTCTTTTGGCTTTCTTCTAAATTTATGTTTAGATACTAAGACATCCTAGCTTTTTGCTTGGTATTGATTCTTCTATATTGTTGCTCCTGATTCATCTCTTGCTCACAGATTCTTCTAGAAGTATCACTTGATAGAGATGGCTCTTCTCATTCTGGCATGGATTCAATGGGAAATGAATTAGCTTTGGTGCCATTAGAACCTTCAAGGTCATCTATGTCCATTGCTGGGGGACCTACCATGTCAAATGGTCACTCGACTGGGTCTAGTTTTAGTTTGTATCAGGGAAGTTCTGTAGGTTCATCGTTGACCAATATGGATGATAGATATGATGTCTATAAAGGTGAAAGGGGTGGTTTGGCAGGGCTGCAGAACTTGGGGAATACCTGCTTCATGAACAGTTCTATTCAATGTTTAGTCCACACTCCACCACTTTCTGAATATTTCTTACAAGATTACAGTGATGAAATCAACATGGACAATCCTTTAGGAATGTGTGTACGTGACCATTTCCATTGgcttatatgtattttttctaGTGTTCAACAGTTTATAAAATGGCGTACCATGATTGCTTTACTTTGAAggcaatttaaattaattttgaaattgtaaCTAGTGTCTGATATGCAGGGTGAGTTAGCACTTGCATTTGGTGACTTGTTGAGGAAATTGTGGTCTTCAGGGCGAACTGCTATTGCACCCCGTGCATTCAAGAGCAAATTGGCCCGATTTGCTCCACAATTCAGTGGTTATAACCAGCATGATTCTCAGGTTAGTTTATGAAAATTGTCAAAGTtcctaattttgaaattattgtcAAGTTAATAAACTCAAGTGCTGTTATTATTACTTAATACCAGAACATTATCTCCTTGTGCAACATCTAGACAACTTTAGGGTTTCTTCCGCTGATTTTCCTGTAATATGAAATGCCTTTTATTCAGCATTCATTGTCTCTGTCAGTACACCATCTTTGGTTACATCTGTTTCAACCCTTAGTTGATCATTGAATTTGAGAGTAACtcagttaattttgttttcttatgtaATCTATCTTTTGCCTTTGCTTAACTTACATTTGCAGATGTAGCAATCGTAGTCCTATCAATGAGAGTTTGGTCTGCGTTAAAATTGGACTAGAGAAAATTTGATTATTGCTTGAATTTCTCAGTGAcagatttttgttattttaaaattgaccTTCACCACTAAATTTTAGAAGTCATTGAACTTAAGTCCTTTTATGAGTGTTGTCTGTTCTTGGAGtaatgtatttgtttttttaggaaTTGCTTGCCTTTTTATTGGATGGATTGCATGAAGATTTGAATCGTGTGAAACAAAAGCCTTACATTGAAATGAAGGACTCGGATGGTAGGCCAGATGAGGAagttgcatctgagtgttggaAAAATCATATGGCTCGGAATGATTCATTGATTGTTGATGTATGCCAGGTGAGAATATGTACATGTTGTGTCATAGACACTTATTGCATGAAGCCATGAATTATAATTGATCTGCCATTGGTAAGCTGAATAACTAAAATTTCTGCCTTATTGTTTCTATGCTCCCCTCCCCCCTTTTGGCACAAAAAAAtgggaaaagagaagaaaagaaagagaagaaccTATAGTTATGAAAGCTGTTTGAGTTGTGAACCCATTGAGAAGATGGACTTTCAACTTTCTCCAATAATCCTTCTCTGatttctctaaattttttaacttgatTTTCTTTAAAAGCTTGACAAGATGgactttcaactttcaagttcATTCTGGTTATCTTTACTAAGCACggcattttgatttttctgcaATAAAATCCCCAGGGTCAATACAAGTCAACATTGGTTTGTCCAGTATGTGGCAAAATTTCAATTACTTTCGATCCATTCATGTACTTATCATTACCACTGCCTTCCACTGTCACTCGCACAATGACAATAACTGTCTTTTATTGTGATGGGAGTGGTCTTCCCATGCCATACACCGTGACAGTTCTGAAGCATGGTAGCTGTAGAGATCTTTGCCAAGCATTAGGCATTGCATGCTGCTTGAAGAGTGATGAAATGCTTTTGCTTGCAGAGGTAAGTGCTTCTTATAAAAGTTGCTTCttcttgaatttgattttggtgGTTGATGGTTTATATGTCTCCCTTAGGTTTATGAGCATAAAATTTATCGATATCTAGAGAATCCGATGGAACCATTGAATTCAATAAAGGACGATGAGCATATTGTGGCCTATCGAGTCAAAAGTGGAGCCaggaaaacaaaagttgaaataaTGCATCGATGGCTGGATAAGTAAGTTGACCTCTTTTGGTGAATGCTGTGTGATATACTGTATACACTAAAAGGGCACAATGCTCTAAAAAGTCATGGTTGTGTTATGAGTTTTTGTCATCTACGTAAGATGCATTATAGTGGTCTTTTTCCTTAACAATGTGTTTGGATGTGGAGTTTTGAGAGAGGAATTTCTTTTAAGTggatttaaaatatcatatgtaaaaaaaagtgaaagaattcgaaaattccttatctttttcaaaGTCTCACTATCAACTCTCTCAGTTTTGGTGCTCCCTCTATCTCTGTTGTTCCATTTCCCCCTCTCTGTTCTCCCTCTCCCCCGTCTCTCTTTCACATCTCCCTGCCTTGctccctctccctcttcctTCCTGTCCCTCTCTTCCACACCCCTCTCCCCCTTTCTCTGATTCACCTCCCTTCCTCTCCTTTTTGTCTCTTTTGCTCTTCTTTCTCCCTCCCCCCTCTCCTGCATATTTGCACCTATCTGtctccctttctttcttccacACCTCTCCTTTCTTTTATCTCCTTCCTCTCTTTCACACatctctctccctccctcttCCCCACCCCCTCTCTTGTTCCACAcccttttctaaaataaatatttaagctaaaattttacatatgatggaaattaatttactttatCCAAAAAAGATTTTAGAAGGaatttgaattactttatccaaacaaaatattttgaaaatgaaaagaatttaACTGAAGCAATTGAATATCcattcattttaaattccttaattttttgcGATTCCCTAACCAAACACTACCTaagtttttgataaatttattcttATGGTTCCCTTTTAACTAAGTATTCCTTTTGATTAGTTGAGTTCTATTGTAACTTGTAgaattttttggttaaatagTTTTTCCCCTTGAAAGTATCGGATTCAGGACAGGGATTTTCCCAAGAGAGTCAGTGTTAATAGTCACAGTTTTCATCTACCTGCTAATTTCTTCCAGATTACAAATGGGAACGAATAATCCAGAGATTGTTAATGGTGATTAATGCCACATGTCTTGGTGCCAAATAAATATCCAAATGGTTTTGGTTTATAGAGTAACTCTATAAACCAAAACCATTTGGATATTTATTTGAACATTTCTTGTAATTTTTCTGGTGATTTGGTTATTTTCTCCATTATTGGGCGTTTCAAGTACTACAGAGTCTTGCAGGTGCCATTCAAGTTGGTACCTGCTACTCAAGGTATGAATAAACCATTTAGGGAAATCTTCCATTGCATTGTTCCTCAACCAATTGTAGAGATTTCACCCAGTTGTTCCTGGTGCACTGACTTGGAAAATGATAATGCTTCAAAGTCTTTATTactgattgatttgatttttgaattacCTCAATGTTCACTGGACAGTATGAAGGCTGGAGACAGGAAGCTCTTTGGGACCCCGTTGGTTACTTATTTGGTAGAAGATCCTCAATTTGGAGCCAACATTGAGGCATCTGTACATAAAATGTTGGAACCTTTAAGAAAAGCATATTCCTCAAGTAAGTCTCATGATGGGAAGGAAAATGGTTTCATCTCAGCTGGCAGTGATGAGCAATCAAACATCTCCAATACTCAAAGTGAATCTCAGAGTTTAACAACTGGCAACAAAGAACAAGAGGGAACATCCTGTGGGGAGTCATCTTTCCAACTTGTTTTAACTAACGAATGCTGTTTGAGTTGTGAACCCATTGAGAAGGCTTCTTTTATAAAACCCAACCAAGTTGTAAGAGTCTTTCTTGACTGGACTGACAAAGAACATGAATTATATGATGCTAGCTACCTGAGGGATCTCCCGGAAGTTCACAAAACTGGATTCACTGTGAAAAAAACCCGGCAAGAAgctatttctttgttttcttgcttggaGGCATTCTTGACTGAAGAACCTCTTGGACCAGATGACATGTGGTAAGATTGTTTTCATGCTTTTGAAATGGACTTTCATACTAGACTCTACTGTGTTTTGAGAGATATTGCTGctttactttttatttctcAATAACTAGGTACTGCCCTAGATGCAAGGAACACAGACAAGCTACAAAGAAGCTTGACTTGTGGAAATTGCCGGAGATTCTTGTTTTTCACTTGAAACGGTTCTCATACAGTAGATACCTGAAAAACAAACTTGACACTTTTGTGAATTTTCCCATTCACAATCTGGATTTAACTAAATATGTGAAAAGCAAGGATGGACCGTCTTATGTGTATGACCTTTATGCAATCAGCAACCATTATGGTGGTCTAGGTGGTGGGCATTACACTGCGTATTGTAAGGTAAGTTCATAACATGCACCTGCTGTGATGCCGAGtcttgtttttgtaatttgtgattTCTTTATGCTGTTTTAGATGTTTCTGTTTTAAACCTTGGGTTTAATTGTTCTGTGAATTTTTAACAGTTGATCGATGAAAATAAATGGTTCCATTTCGACGATAGTCATGTCTCTTCTGTTACTGAAGCTGAAATTAAATCTTCAGCTGCATATGTGTTATTTTATCAGAGAAATAGAATTAAAGGCCAGATGGAAGGGGAGACATCTCAGGTTCATACAGTATAGATCATGATGGGGCATTTTGTTGCTTGATGCCTATTTTACATGCTTAGCAGTTAGCACAAAGCGGAGCTTTTGTCCTGGATAGTTATTTTACTTCGCAGTGCAAGACTGCCAGGTAAAATATGAGACAAAATGTTCCGGTAGTGAAAAGAGCaattaaacaaaaatgtttAGGTGAGGCTCTGGTAGTTTTCAGTTCTTAATCACTACATGAATGATATCATTTTTTGATAGAGAAATTTTGGCAGTCTATGAACTTGAgatatttctgttatttcatttcattggaGGTTAAAACAGATCATCATGAATTCACCATAATTGCTGTTTGACAGTTGTATGTATTGGTGTCGTGCTAATAGGGCGACGCTTGTGTTTGTGAAAGGAATCGTGCCCTCCTGTTATTATGTTGTTAGGATTCCAGTACCCAGTATCATGTGGAAAAGATGATTAGCACCTgactatttgtttattttttaaaataatagactGCCCACTTTCTCTTGTATTGTCTTTACTTCATATCTGGTGCATTTTCGGTTATGTGTATGACTTAGCTGCCTGGATCTTTTGGATcatttttcagatttttgtCCGGTAATATAGGTCAAATTGAGCAAATGtcgtatttttattttgaacacCTACAGTCTGTTTTCTGCCTCTAGTTCGAGGCCTGCAAACTATGAGACCCTGGAGTTCTTGTTAATCTACCTTGATTGGGCGTCAGTTTGTGTTTGATTCCTGTTTTATGCGGTGGTTGTTTCCGTAGGGTTTGCTTGACCTACTGAAAATTTATGCCGTCTTCTGCTGTAGGCAAAATGAAGTCCCTGCAAGGCTGCAACCATGTTGCCTTTTTTGGGTATGTTTGGGAATTTGATTTTAGAGCTTAAAAAGGAGGTTGAGAACAAAATTTTCAtctctaatatttttatactttgacAATTTTTAGTGGGaaataaatgaaatgataaattaagATTATTATCAAATTACACATAGCTTtattctttttgattttttatactaactcttaagtttgaaaatattatactaaacatttctttatatgtttaaaaatatttacattgatattttttcatGTCTTTAAATTTTACACTAACACTCCTTACAAAGTAGATGAATAtaatgacttaaaaaaaatgatgagtaaAATTATACGAAATCTCGAGGTATCATTGTAATTTACTTGTATAAGAATGATATGATTATCTTaccttaaaacttaaaaatgatcttttctttaGTATCTCTTATTTCCAGTGCATCTGGGGCTCATGCAGTTGAAGTTCATCTGTAAACTTAGAGGAGAAGTGGAGAAATTgttattttgtaaaagtttgccAGACTTACCCTCACGAATCATTAAACCTTAGAAAAAACCAAATGTAGTAAAGTAGTAAGGGTAAAATGgcatttttactaaaaataaacttttataattttattttcacactttttatttttcttaaatcaaaCAACCCGTACTTTCATCTTATTTctcacattttttcttttctttttctcacgTACTTATTTTCACTCCCATTATTTCTTATCTATAGCATACGAAGTTCATCTTGTATAGAGAAACTTCCGTGGTCCAGAATTTCGacaataatttcaatttccCAATCTAGTGTCAGGCTGGCAGCCCACTACGTGTTTTGTAACTCCTATGAACGTTAGGCGTTTACCTTCTATTTCCCTCAATAGCTGTTAAAAGATTACGTTCAGAAGATGCAGGAGCCTTGCGTATGAGAAATGAATACTGCAAAAGCAAAATGTGACCGTATCACATTATTATGAAATAATGTCTGATAAAAATACCAATCAATGTATCTATTCCTGTAATACATAGATAGTCCCGGGGGTGGGGAGTGACAAAAGCTCCTCAAGTCCACAAACAACTACCTTTACTTCCTAGACCAGCAAGTAAGCGACATCGCACTGCAAAGACGACGTGTACTGCCTTCAAGATTAAAAGAATCAGAGCAAAAGGGTTAACATTCTTTATGCTGCCAACAAAAAAAGTGCGTGATGCTGTCTGTTTGCTAATGGCTACCTTTTTCAGACGTGTCGTTTTGTCCCCACAACGGTGCTAATAAATAATGATACTACTTGTGACAAACCATGCAACAAATTACTTAAGATGGTCGTTCGTCAATGCTAACCTAACCCAATCTTGATGATTATTAGGGTTAGGGGTACCCAATTATTGCTACGTACCAGCTACTTTATGGAGTATAAATTGCCAATTTtttcacaaattcaattttactctcACTCAAACAGACACTTATTAGACAAATCGAGTTGGCCAATCACAGGGATTAAACGATCAAAAGCTGCAAATTTGTTGCTTGCATCCAAATGTAACTATCCCTTAACAggcaaatttcaaaatttgaatggaTACGAACGATGGTGACGTTTGATATATGGCACTTTATGACAAAGGTCACAATAATTCCAATAGTAAAGAACAatcaaagtgaaaaataaataattagtattaaTAATGTAGCTTGTGTTGTGGGGTTTACCTTTACTCCGTTCTAATTCTGCCTTTGCTCTTCTCCCCATTGCCATGCCCCGGTGTCTTCCTTTGGATTCTGCTTCGTGCTGTTCATAACCATCTTAATAAGATTCCCGTTATAGCTCTTGGCGTTCTCGAGTTTCGCACCGGCTTCGTCCAGATGCCCCTTGGAAAGCCAACGAGTCCAACGCGGAATACACAGCATCGATCTGTGCAAAAAGCACGTTATCGTAGTGGAGGTTACTGGAGGGGTAGGCTTGGAGGTTGGATTTGATCCATGCCTGGGCTTGCTTTGGATCTTTCATTCTAGAAAAGTACTCGTTTCCCAGGCCTACCATTAATTTCACATCTGCGTCGTAGAGCTTCACCTTCGTTGCTCCCATGGATTTCACCAACGCAACGCGTCGTCTTGCGAGGGGAGATTGTTCGCTATTTGACCCTAGTTTCTTCCGAAAGACGCAACGCTCCTTGCGCCAACAGCTACAACTGCATTACAATTTACGACATTGCCAATTTCAATTCCGCAAGAgcgagtaaaattaaaataaaattggctTAATTACCGCTAATGAAGAAGCGCCAATGGTGCTCCATGGATCTTTGGATGCAGACATGGGAgataatagatatttttattttagataggAAATAATATATAGAAGAAAATATTCGCTCGAAAAGAATGGGAAAGATGCCGCAATAAAATTCCATAATTTACAAACAAGACGAATGAGATGCTTCCTCATGGTTTGCTTACTTTTATCAGAGTGAAGaaaattgtcataaaaaaaaaagagaggaaagaaacGAATTCAATCCCTTTATTTATTGCCCATTTAATCTATGCATAATTAAACTcaaaaaattcatgaaaataaaattcattggattaaatttcataaagaaacacaaaaaaatactagtaaattgatttgtgattcaattcaaaatttatcGGGTCCATTCCATTCACGCCCTTAATTCAGTCTGCATTCGTGCGTGATGATATGTATAAACCCGTGCCGTGACTCTTAAAAGTATCAGGTCTGTTTTCATTCTtacactttaatatttttatacgtttttttcttgtttatgagaaaaaatattataaatttaatttaaatattgagtattttttttttactatgacTCAATCaaatattaacatatataatgaattattcacttttataaaaaaatatattttataaataatttttaattagttgataatttttaggcaaaattgtatttttggttcTCCAATTTATCTCCAATTTTGGATTTGAtctccctataatttaattcacaaatttagtCTCCCACTTTTGTCAATCCCAGGACAATTGGTCCTGAAAGCCCGatttggacgttgaccgttaatCTCAGACGTTAACTGCCACATGTCAACGTCTGAGTGGTTCCTTGTAaaggcttcatttttttttaggaaaaattatacttttgatctcccagttttactccaatttcgattttggtccccTTATAGTTTAATTCGCACATTTGGTCCCCAGCTTTATAAATCCCTTTATAAATTCAGCCAAATTTTATTACGGAAGaagttgtatttcaaatttcaaacaaaaatacaattgtCATAAATAGGCCACTTAACCAGTCGTATACACATAATACCGCATGAgggagcaaaaaaaaataaaataggggGTTATTACAAAACATGTTAAAGTAAGAGATCTGAAAATTTCATACCCAAGTTGGGATTTATGCATCACTTTTCCAAGTTGAACAACCCGAAAGTGGAAGAGAGGCAAAGAGTGATTTTTCTCTGAATTCCAAGTGAGTGAAAAACTTACTGAAAAATAAGTACGAGATTTATCAAGACCTACCATGTCTCTAACACCAGTCTAAACCATTCAAAACACCAATTTTGTAGGAACAATTTATAAAGAGATTTATAAAATTGGGGAACTAAATGTGGGAATTAAACTATAGggggaccaaaatcgaaattgaAGTAAAACTGGGAGATCAAAAGTAcaattttacctacaaaaaatgaaacatttacAGGGAATCACTCAGACGTTGACACGTGTTATTGACATGTGACAGTCACATGTGACATTGACACGTGGCCGTCAACGTCTAaggttaacggtcaacgtccaaatCGGGCTTCCAGGATCAATTTTGCAAGGATTTATAAAAGTGtggaccaaatttgtgaattaaattatagggggacCAAATCTGTAATTCAAGATAAAATGGGAAaccaattttacaattttgccTAATTTTTAAACTGATAATGCaagataattaaaatcaaatatcattcttttccttttttaaaaaataaagcgtAAAAGTAT comes from Glycine soja cultivar W05 chromosome 20, ASM419377v2, whole genome shotgun sequence and encodes:
- the LOC114402285 gene encoding ubiquitin carboxyl-terminal hydrolase 9-like — encoded protein: MTIADSVFPMDNVASCILLPPEEENRIVSELIKESELNLKEGNLYYVISNRWFSRWQSYVGPCVGMLSVDKQSSDGHNANMTHPKIADRPGPIDNSDIISKGNSCDNNNLDIHRMLEEGTDYVLVPEKVWERLLEWYKGGPALPRKLISQGHEHKQYNVEVYPLSLKVTDARDKRQSIVKLSRKATIGELHELVCKIKGVEQNKACIWDYFNLNKQSLLTVSDPKTLEDANLIMDQDILLEVSLDRDGSSHSGMDSMGNELALVPLEPSRSSMSIAGGPTMSNGHSTGSSFSLYQGSSVGSSLTNMDDRYDVYKGERGGLAGLQNLGNTCFMNSSIQCLVHTPPLSEYFLQDYSDEINMDNPLGMCGELALAFGDLLRKLWSSGRTAIAPRAFKSKLARFAPQFSGYNQHDSQELLAFLLDGLHEDLNRVKQKPYIEMKDSDGRPDEEVASECWKNHMARNDSLIVDVCQGQYKSTLVCPVCGKISITFDPFMYLSLPLPSTVTRTMTITVFYCDGSGLPMPYTVTVLKHGSCRDLCQALGIACCLKSDEMLLLAEVYEHKIYRYLENPMEPLNSIKDDEHIVAYRVKSGARKTKVEIMHRWLDNMKAGDRKLFGTPLVTYLVEDPQFGANIEASVHKMLEPLRKAYSSSKSHDGKENGFISAGSDEQSNISNTQSESQSLTTGNKEQEGTSCGESSFQLVLTNECCLSCEPIEKASFIKPNQVVRVFLDWTDKEHELYDASYLRDLPEVHKTGFTVKKTRQEAISLFSCLEAFLTEEPLGPDDMWYCPRCKEHRQATKKLDLWKLPEILVFHLKRFSYSRYLKNKLDTFVNFPIHNLDLTKYVKSKDGPSYVYDLYAISNHYGGLGGGHYTAYCKLIDENKWFHFDDSHVSSVTEAEIKSSAAYVLFYQRNRIKGQMEGETSQVHTV